A region from the Micrococcus cohnii genome encodes:
- a CDS encoding M23 family metallopeptidase, which translates to MPLRSVKMKRFILGFQRRVWWPKWTPESSSWRMVTTGMTIPFCGSRSHPAPHAQAVCRWFFHGLTTARRTVPGITTIGARTPPPRPAAEPSATPARNEDPVHRDARSQRKCARSSARLLPLLRPFYPRSPEGRSSAPSCTAVRSDRTIPHTPHASRRPRTRRSRVGNRGGMPSPDRSMSRTPGLCRRPRRVGVARPAAAALAALLLLICPLLSGAAPVAQDGVASPAATAILPARPVPTGLHWHSPVPRPDPPEVLRAFQAPPQPWRPGHRGVDLAADEPTVLAPADGTVRFVGSVAGRPVVSLEHPGGVISAVEPVSGSVSEGQAVRAGQPIGTVELGSQHCERTCVHLGVRLVDGWRIGTTVRDRYLDPSLLIGVTGPSVLWPLEGTAPAPTGGPGARPRRRRAGDQPRRPR; encoded by the coding sequence ATGCCGTTGCGCTCGGTGAAGATGAAGCGCTTCATCTTGGGGTTCCAGCGACGGGTCTGGTGGCCGAAGTGGACACCGGAGTCGAGCAGCTGGCGCATGGTCACGACGGGCATGACGATTCCCTTCTGTGGCAGCCGTAGTCACCCCGCGCCTCACGCGCAGGCGGTCTGCCGATGGTTCTTTCACGGTTTGACGACCGCCCGGCGGACGGTCCCTGGCATCACGACGATCGGTGCTCGGACGCCGCCGCCCCGCCCTGCGGCGGAACCGTCGGCGACGCCTGCACGGAATGAGGACCCCGTGCACCGCGATGCGCGTAGTCAGCGCAAGTGCGCGCGCTCGTCTGCGCGGCTCTTGCCACTGCTGCGGCCATTCTACCCCAGGAGCCCGGAGGGCCGGTCATCGGCCCCCTCCTGCACAGCAGTGCGTTCCGACCGGACGATCCCGCACACGCCGCACGCGTCACGCCGTCCCCGGACGAGGCGGTCCCGGGTCGGCAACCGTGGTGGCATGCCTTCACCTGACCGCTCCATGTCTCGGACCCCTGGGCTCTGTCGTCGACCCCGCCGCGTCGGCGTCGCGAGACCGGCGGCGGCTGCACTGGCCGCCCTGCTCCTGCTGATCTGCCCGCTGCTGTCCGGCGCCGCCCCGGTCGCCCAGGACGGCGTCGCGTCGCCCGCGGCCACCGCGATCCTGCCGGCTCGCCCCGTCCCGACGGGCCTGCACTGGCACTCCCCCGTGCCACGCCCGGACCCGCCCGAAGTGCTACGCGCCTTCCAGGCTCCCCCGCAGCCGTGGCGTCCCGGGCATCGCGGGGTCGACCTCGCGGCGGACGAACCGACCGTGCTGGCACCGGCGGACGGAACCGTCCGGTTCGTCGGCAGTGTGGCGGGGCGTCCGGTGGTCAGCCTTGAGCACCCTGGCGGCGTGATCAGCGCCGTGGAGCCGGTGAGCGGCTCGGTGTCGGAGGGGCAAGCCGTCCGGGCAGGGCAGCCAATCGGCACGGTGGAGTTGGGTTCGCAGCACTGCGAGCGAACCTGCGTGCACCTGGGGGTGCGCCTGGTCGACGGCTGGCGGATCGGCACCACGGTGCGCGACCGCTACCTCGACCCGTCGCTGCTGATCGGAGTCACGGGGCCGTCGGTGTTGTGGCCGCTGGAGGGCACTGCTCCGGCACCGACCGGCGGGCCTGGAGCACGGCCTCGGCGGCGTCGAGCAGGCGATCAGCCGAGGCGTCCCAGGTGA